In Porphyromonas cangingivalis, a genomic segment contains:
- a CDS encoding Ig-like domain-containing protein has protein sequence MMKRHETMIKTTVSTLLLIVIMTMSGCKKNENPTVSVSDISVSPTALSMKIGETVVIKATIAPADATNKEVSWLSSEPNIATVDQTGAVRGLTSGKVTITATSKDGAKTASCTVKVRPEVTEAFTELSQKVSTAESALTALREELASLKTSTQSVKNKAEAVKALITRLTEQRNGLTALADEVKSKSDDLHPEEVTRLTEKLSALTNDGATLADEIQAYKTKLDKMLRDGKGSVSDVEIIQL, from the coding sequence ATGATGAAAAGGCATGAGACGATGATCAAAACGACAGTCTCCACCCTGCTCTTGATCGTAATCATGACGATGTCAGGATGTAAAAAGAATGAGAACCCCACAGTCAGCGTGTCCGACATATCCGTGTCACCGACAGCTCTATCCATGAAGATAGGCGAGACCGTCGTCATCAAGGCGACGATAGCACCCGCCGATGCGACGAATAAGGAGGTCTCCTGGCTTTCGTCGGAGCCGAATATCGCCACCGTCGATCAGACAGGAGCTGTACGAGGTCTCACATCGGGCAAGGTGACCATCACTGCCACATCCAAGGATGGCGCAAAGACCGCAAGTTGTACCGTAAAGGTCAGACCCGAGGTGACCGAAGCATTTACCGAGCTTTCGCAAAAGGTTTCGACGGCGGAGTCCGCACTGACTGCGCTGAGAGAGGAGTTAGCATCCCTGAAGACATCGACCCAAAGTGTCAAGAACAAAGCCGAAGCGGTGAAAGCCCTCATCACAAGGCTCACCGAACAGCGCAACGGTCTCACTGCTCTCGCTGATGAGGTCAAGTCCAAGTCTGACGACCTTCATCCCGAAGAGGTCACAAGACTGACCGAGAAGCTCTCAGCCCTCACCAACGATGGTGCAACCCTTGCAGACGAAATCCAAGCCTACAAGACCAAGCTCGACAAGATGCTCAGGGACGGCAAGGGCAGTGTGTCGGATGTCGAGATCATCCAACTGTGA
- a CDS encoding thymidylate synthase → MKEYLDLLGYVRHNGVLKGDRTGTGTVSSFGHQLRFDLSKGFPLLTTKRLHLRSIIYELLWFIHGDTNVKYLQDNGVRIWNEWADENGDLGPIYGAQWRKWRDAQGQEHDQLAEALRQIRETPESRRIIVSAWNVGELPEMKLPPCHAFYQFYVANGRLSLQLYQRSADLFLGVPFNIASYALLLMMVAQVTGLEAGDFVHTFGDTHLYTNHFEQADLQLTREPRPLPRMILNPDIKRLEDFTYEDFTLVDYEPHPHIKADVAV, encoded by the coding sequence ATGAAAGAATATCTGGATCTCCTCGGTTATGTGCGTCACAATGGTGTCCTCAAGGGCGACCGTACGGGCACAGGGACTGTGAGTTCGTTCGGTCATCAGTTGAGGTTCGACCTTTCGAAGGGCTTTCCGCTCTTGACGACCAAACGACTGCACTTGCGTTCGATCATCTATGAGCTGTTGTGGTTCATTCACGGTGATACGAATGTCAAGTACCTCCAAGACAATGGTGTGAGGATATGGAACGAGTGGGCGGACGAGAACGGAGATCTCGGCCCCATATACGGTGCGCAGTGGCGCAAGTGGCGTGATGCCCAGGGACAGGAGCATGATCAGCTCGCTGAGGCCTTGAGGCAGATACGTGAGACACCCGAGAGCCGTCGTATCATCGTCAGTGCATGGAATGTGGGCGAGCTTCCTGAGATGAAACTCCCTCCTTGTCATGCCTTCTATCAGTTTTATGTCGCCAACGGTCGTCTCAGTCTACAGCTTTATCAGCGTAGCGCAGACCTCTTCCTCGGTGTACCGTTCAATATCGCATCCTATGCCCTCCTCCTCATGATGGTGGCGCAGGTGACAGGGCTTGAAGCAGGGGACTTCGTCCATACGTTCGGGGACACGCATCTGTATACCAACCACTTCGAACAAGCTGATCTGCAACTTACTCGCGAGCCTCGTCCCCTCCCGCGGATGATCCTCAATCCTGATATCAAACGCCTTGAAGACTTCACTTACGAAGACTTCACCCTCGTGGACTATGAGCCTCATCCACATATCAAAGCCGACGTAGCTGTATGA
- the thiL gene encoding thiamine-phosphate kinase — MEISQLGEFGLIDRLTEPFNTRVPSTVLGVGDDTAILSQDSKRETLVTTDLLLEGIHFDLMYCPLKHLGFKAVSVNVSDILAMNGRPEQIVVSIGVSKRFAVEDIEALYLGIHEACEVYGVDLVGGDTCSSLTGLTISITAIGSAEAGKAVRRSGAKVNDLICLSGNVGAAYMGLQLCEREKLAYDGTADFRPRFEGREYILQRQLRPYARLDVIEALRKAGIVPTSMIDVSDGVASELLHISKASGVGCRIFDKKIPIDYETSAMAEELNINVITAALNGGEDYELLFTVPLGMKDLVEKIEDVRLIGYITEESDGCHLVANDGNLIPLLAQGHHFKKDEA; from the coding sequence ATGGAAATCTCTCAACTGGGAGAGTTCGGTCTCATCGACCGACTCACCGAACCCTTCAATACCCGTGTCCCCTCTACCGTCCTCGGTGTCGGGGACGATACCGCCATCCTCTCGCAAGACAGTAAGCGTGAGACCCTCGTGACGACTGACCTTCTGCTCGAAGGTATCCACTTCGATCTCATGTACTGTCCGCTCAAGCACTTGGGCTTCAAGGCTGTGAGCGTCAATGTCTCCGATATCCTTGCGATGAATGGTCGCCCCGAACAGATTGTCGTCTCGATCGGTGTCTCCAAGCGTTTTGCGGTCGAAGATATCGAAGCCCTTTACCTCGGCATCCATGAGGCTTGTGAGGTGTATGGGGTCGATCTCGTGGGTGGAGATACGTGTTCGTCGCTCACGGGGCTTACCATCAGTATCACCGCAATCGGTAGTGCAGAGGCGGGGAAGGCTGTGAGACGCTCGGGGGCAAAGGTCAACGACCTCATCTGTCTCTCAGGCAATGTCGGTGCTGCGTACATGGGACTTCAGCTCTGTGAGCGAGAGAAACTTGCTTATGATGGCACTGCGGACTTCCGGCCTCGTTTTGAGGGAAGAGAGTACATCCTCCAGAGACAACTCCGCCCTTATGCCCGTCTCGATGTCATCGAAGCCCTTCGTAAGGCCGGCATCGTCCCCACGAGTATGATCGATGTCTCGGACGGTGTGGCTTCGGAACTGCTCCATATCTCGAAGGCTTCGGGGGTGGGTTGTCGCATCTTCGACAAGAAGATCCCCATCGACTATGAGACTTCGGCAATGGCCGAAGAGCTTAACATCAACGTCATCACGGCAGCCCTCAATGGCGGTGAGGACTACGAACTCCTATTTACCGTCCCTCTCGGCATGAAGGATCTCGTCGAGAAGATCGAGGATGTGCGCCTCATCGGCTATATCACGGAGGAGAGCGATGGTTGTCATCTCGTCGCAAACGATGGCAATCTGATCCCTCTTCTTGCCCAAGGGCATCACTTCAAGAAGGACGAAGCATAG
- a CDS encoding leucine-rich repeat domain-containing protein: MKTSYTKVLCLWTLMLLIFATSCQNERGDLPLFEKGSRTLRLSAAMPEDAGLRVALEEDTEHGLLRARWQSRDRLTLIFEQDSRLTPPVEQPVGAIGPDGKQATMDVVIPESIDIDEAYTLYAFCGVPGRGVVVVDNEILVDIVPIMANDLEEVSVPVMSKVTVEPASTSGEMAMSFTHLGSIEYVDLKNSSDTDLKVSGCSLSPRNGSSEEWQYLPHDDKQYVYKPISDEVSEITDNDPKTMPTMKEVSIAPSKSHTFVRWHRPNGKTIPEFILAMKTEDKLILSENKKTSKTFAMLPGKAYRVEAEWKNNRLEILGEGVEVAFPHITLTVEPSIGKELRLEINAAEEDQSEVWIDLNDNGTMDDGEKVTSFGEAGEYEVFYPIGAEKITIYGKVFYFSCYDNSQLKALDVTKAPYLVNLSCGSDNLTSLDVTQNKLLKILDCSGSYELETLDVSQNVNLIDLVCEDTGLSRLDVTRLTKLEELDCSSNFLTSLDISQNLNLRDLDCAHNKLSKLDVTQLTKLEELDCSNNDLKSLDISQNLNLVSLSCEDCNLSSLDVRKHTRLKELNCSCNKLSDLKISDNITETLDCRSCGLSAETLDDLFNTLPDISETKDKIKKVMVSGNPGAADCHPEIATKKGWEVDVEGKPLTPHIMVLTTKKEVGDEIVLKIDAGSEDRPDVWIDLNGNGTKDEGENVTVFDEYQAYPIASQTITIYGKVSVLICISQKISALDVSKNRALIELVCVGNELQSLDVTNNNKLTILDCSSNGLESLDVRSNKSLMRLWCWGNSLESLDVGKNKDLELLSCGGNTLTALDVSKNKDLKLLACGGNTLTTLDVSKNTKLMRLFCNDNKLLSSLKIPSSINNELDCGNCNLSAETLNTLFSTLPDVKALTEVSKEIHVYGNPGTNTCDKAIAENKGWKVHLKPVIIPLPID, encoded by the coding sequence ATGAAAACATCGTATACAAAAGTTCTGTGTCTGTGGACACTGATGCTATTGATCTTCGCCACCTCGTGCCAAAATGAAAGGGGGGACTTACCTCTCTTCGAGAAAGGCAGTCGTACCCTACGTCTTTCCGCAGCAATGCCTGAGGATGCCGGTCTCCGTGTCGCTCTTGAGGAGGATACCGAGCACGGTCTGCTTCGAGCGCGCTGGCAGTCGAGAGACCGTCTCACCCTGATCTTTGAGCAAGACTCACGGCTGACGCCCCCTGTGGAGCAACCTGTCGGAGCCATCGGTCCCGACGGTAAGCAGGCCACGATGGATGTCGTGATCCCCGAGAGTATCGACATCGATGAGGCATACACCTTGTATGCGTTCTGTGGTGTGCCGGGAAGAGGGGTCGTCGTCGTCGACAATGAGATCCTCGTGGACATCGTCCCCATCATGGCCAATGATCTCGAAGAGGTCTCTGTGCCCGTGATGTCGAAAGTGACGGTAGAGCCTGCATCGACATCAGGAGAGATGGCGATGAGCTTCACCCACCTCGGGAGCATAGAGTACGTGGATCTGAAGAACAGTTCCGACACGGACCTCAAGGTCTCGGGGTGCTCTCTGTCTCCGAGAAACGGATCGTCCGAAGAGTGGCAATACCTACCTCACGATGACAAGCAATATGTCTACAAACCCATAAGTGATGAGGTCTCTGAGATCACAGACAATGATCCCAAGACTATGCCCACGATGAAGGAAGTCTCCATCGCTCCGAGCAAGAGCCACACCTTTGTGAGATGGCATCGACCAAATGGGAAGACCATCCCCGAGTTTATCCTCGCTATGAAGACAGAGGACAAACTCATCCTCTCCGAGAACAAAAAGACTTCAAAGACCTTTGCCATGCTTCCTGGCAAGGCTTACCGTGTAGAAGCAGAATGGAAAAACAATCGTCTCGAAATCCTTGGCGAAGGAGTCGAAGTAGCCTTTCCTCACATCACTCTCACTGTAGAGCCCTCCATAGGAAAAGAATTAAGACTTGAGATAAATGCAGCAGAAGAGGATCAGTCCGAGGTATGGATCGACCTCAACGATAACGGCACGATGGACGATGGCGAGAAAGTAACTTCTTTCGGAGAAGCTGGAGAGTACGAAGTCTTCTACCCTATCGGTGCTGAGAAAATCACAATATATGGGAAGGTCTTTTACTTCTCCTGCTATGATAATTCCCAGCTTAAAGCTCTGGATGTCACCAAGGCCCCATACTTGGTAAATTTGAGTTGTGGCTCTGATAATCTGACCTCCTTAGATGTCACTCAAAACAAGTTACTGAAAATATTAGACTGCTCTGGCAGTTACGAACTTGAGACACTAGATGTCAGTCAAAATGTCAATCTGATAGATTTAGTTTGTGAGGACACCGGGCTATCAAGATTGGACGTGACCCGGCTGACAAAATTGGAAGAACTTGATTGTAGCTCTAATTTCCTCACCTCTTTAGACATCAGCCAAAATCTTAATCTAAGAGATTTAGACTGTGCTCACAATAAGCTATCAAAATTGGACGTGACCCAGCTGACAAAATTGGAAGAACTTGATTGCAGTAATAATGATCTCAAATCTTTAGACATCAGTCAAAACTTGAATTTGGTTTCTCTATCCTGCGAAGATTGCAATTTAAGTTCCTTGGATGTGAGGAAGCACACGAGGTTAAAAGAACTAAACTGCTCTTGCAATAAACTCTCCGATCTGAAGATAAGTGACAACATTACTGAAACATTAGACTGTCGGTCATGTGGACTCAGTGCAGAGACCTTAGATGATCTGTTCAATACTTTACCGGATATCAGCGAAACTAAGGACAAAATAAAGAAGGTTATGGTCAGCGGAAATCCCGGGGCTGCCGACTGTCATCCTGAGATTGCGACCAAAAAGGGTTGGGAAGTCGATGTAGAAGGCAAGCCTCTTACTCCACACATTATGGTTCTCACGACGAAAAAAGAAGTTGGAGATGAAATTGTTCTTAAGATAGATGCAGGTTCGGAAGACCGCCCCGATGTCTGGATAGATTTGAATGGGAACGGCACTAAAGACGAAGGGGAGAACGTCACAGTTTTTGATGAATATCAAGCATACCCCATAGCCTCTCAGACCATCACGATATACGGGAAGGTCAGTGTGCTCATTTGCATAAGTCAAAAGATAAGTGCTTTGGATGTAAGTAAGAATAGAGCCTTGATAGAGTTAGTCTGTGTCGGGAATGAACTCCAATCATTGGATGTGACTAATAACAACAAGTTGACAATATTAGACTGCTCTTCGAATGGACTTGAATCACTGGATGTGAGAAGCAACAAAAGTCTGATGAGATTGTGGTGCTGGGGCAACTCACTCGAATCACTGGATGTGGGTAAAAATAAGGATTTGGAGCTCTTGTCCTGTGGCGGTAATACACTCACAGCTTTGGATGTGAGCAAAAATAAGGATTTGAAGCTCTTGGCCTGTGGCGGTAATACACTCACAACTTTGGATGTGAGCAAAAATACAAAGTTGATGCGACTATTTTGTAATGATAACAAATTGTTAAGCTCTTTGAAAATCCCGAGCTCCATAAATAATGAGTTAGATTGTGGCAATTGTAACCTGAGTGCTGAGACTTTGAATACTCTCTTCTCCACACTCCCTGATGTGAAAGCTCTGACTGAAGTAAGTAAAGAAATTCATGTCTACGGCAATCCCGGAACAAACACGTGTGATAAGGCAATAGCAGAAAATAAGGGTTGGAAAGTACACCTTAAACCTGTTATTATCCCATTGCCTATAGACTAA
- a CDS encoding endonuclease/exonuclease/phosphatase family protein gives MYTNLPPEVGENIALLKQDLDEKIPAKQLDRNLLIATWNIRAFGDLTRKWASEEKDNPKRDMHAVLCITEILRRFDVIAVQEVKSNIRALRDTIKLLGPEWSMILTDVTKGDAGNGERMAYLFDTRRVTLSGLAGELVVPKEWSKGVSANVMTEQFVRTPYAVSFRSKGQTFILVTLHVIYGKKAQDRIPELKGIAQWLSTWAKDVNAYHHNLIVLGDFNIEERGDLLHRTFISEGLYVPEALQNKTVTRSIFNETKFYDQIAWFNGNKGQPRLSLEFKTGGSYDFTTVAMSNRGLTRQRLSFMLSDHYPLWAEFSL, from the coding sequence ATGTACACAAATCTACCACCCGAAGTCGGGGAGAATATCGCTCTCCTGAAGCAGGATCTGGACGAAAAGATCCCTGCCAAGCAACTGGACCGCAATCTACTCATTGCCACTTGGAACATCAGAGCCTTTGGAGACTTGACCCGCAAGTGGGCAAGCGAAGAGAAAGACAACCCCAAACGAGATATGCACGCTGTCCTGTGTATCACAGAGATCCTCCGTCGCTTCGATGTCATTGCGGTGCAGGAGGTGAAGTCGAACATCCGAGCCCTCAGAGACACGATCAAGCTCCTCGGTCCCGAGTGGTCGATGATATTGACCGATGTGACCAAGGGTGATGCAGGCAACGGAGAGCGCATGGCATACCTCTTCGACACTCGTCGGGTCACACTCTCAGGTCTTGCCGGCGAACTCGTAGTACCCAAAGAGTGGAGCAAAGGTGTCTCTGCCAATGTGATGACCGAACAGTTTGTCCGTACCCCTTATGCCGTGAGCTTCCGCTCCAAAGGGCAGACATTCATCCTCGTGACCCTTCATGTCATCTACGGCAAAAAGGCACAAGATCGCATACCCGAACTCAAAGGGATAGCACAGTGGCTCTCCACATGGGCCAAAGATGTCAACGCCTATCATCACAACCTCATCGTCCTTGGAGACTTCAACATCGAAGAGCGTGGCGACCTCCTTCACCGGACATTCATCTCCGAAGGACTGTATGTACCCGAAGCTTTGCAAAACAAAACGGTGACCCGATCGATCTTCAACGAGACAAAGTTCTACGACCAGATCGCATGGTTCAACGGCAACAAGGGACAGCCCAGACTCTCGCTCGAATTCAAGACCGGTGGCAGCTACGACTTCACCACCGTGGCAATGAGCAATAGAGGTCTCACACGCCAACGCCTATCCTTCATGCTCTCCGACCACTATCCCCTTTGGGCAGAGTTCAGTCTCTGA
- a CDS encoding dihydrofolate reductase codes for MKDSKPTLHIIVAIAEDGAIGFEGDMPWGRNLPRDLKHFKETTMGYPIVMGRKTFESLPKGALPGRLNIVISRNTAYEAQGATVVHSIDEALSVAKGVEHLFVIGGGELYRQSLPYADILHITQVHAHFEGADTFFPPIDIGEWHCVASDEHPADDRNLYAVTFTEWHRTKR; via the coding sequence ATGAAAGACTCCAAACCCACACTTCACATCATCGTGGCGATAGCCGAAGATGGTGCCATCGGCTTCGAGGGCGATATGCCCTGGGGGCGCAATCTCCCTCGCGACCTCAAGCACTTCAAAGAGACGACCATGGGCTATCCCATCGTCATGGGGCGCAAGACCTTTGAGAGCCTTCCGAAGGGGGCACTGCCCGGCAGGCTGAACATCGTGATCTCTCGTAATACCGCTTACGAAGCACAAGGTGCGACCGTCGTGCACAGCATCGATGAGGCTCTTTCCGTGGCCAAGGGTGTCGAGCACCTTTTCGTCATCGGAGGTGGCGAGCTCTACCGTCAGTCTCTCCCATACGCCGACATCCTGCACATCACGCAGGTGCATGCGCACTTTGAGGGGGCGGACACCTTCTTCCCTCCCATAGATATAGGAGAATGGCATTGTGTCGCAAGCGACGAGCATCCGGCTGATGATCGTAACCTTTACGCCGTCACGTTCACCGAATGGCACAGGACGAAGAGGTAG
- a CDS encoding IS256 family transposase, translating to MELTTTQKSAFISEMLSSEAGINELIRVLLDTFSKQERALFVEEHEGEQCNGFRPRRWRGYGCSFELRIPRTRSGNFQPLILGILSGQESERALLFHEFYTRGLSCEDIGAVCERIYGYHYSKQQVSFLSNTSKEEIYKWLERQLSPHYLAVYIDATFAYTRWDDRVAQEAYYTMSGLLPDGSREVLCVVNHPTEGALNWEAELKALKARGVERIDLIISDALQGIERAIASAFPHSSHQLCVVHFKRHALNAVSKRDKDRMRQELEDLFPISGTSLTPIKAFEKLCTFAERWGKSYRSLLSLSASRNIGYFTYLMFPEGVRRMIYSTNWVERLNRSYKRTLRMRGALPSADAVVFLLGSVAREMTERTYARRLPYFQEWSTK from the coding sequence ATGGAGCTTACAACAACACAAAAGTCGGCATTTATTTCTGAAATGCTATCATCAGAGGCAGGTATTAACGAACTTATCCGTGTACTATTGGACACCTTCTCGAAGCAAGAACGTGCTCTCTTTGTCGAAGAGCATGAGGGTGAACAGTGCAATGGTTTCCGTCCTCGTCGATGGCGAGGCTACGGCTGTAGCTTTGAATTACGGATTCCTCGAACACGTTCGGGGAATTTCCAACCCCTGATTTTGGGAATCCTCTCCGGCCAAGAGAGCGAACGAGCCTTGTTGTTTCACGAGTTTTATACCCGAGGCCTTTCGTGCGAAGACATTGGTGCTGTGTGCGAACGGATCTACGGCTATCACTATAGCAAGCAGCAAGTCAGTTTTCTCTCGAACACGAGTAAAGAGGAGATCTACAAGTGGTTGGAACGCCAACTGTCGCCCCACTATTTGGCGGTGTACATCGATGCTACCTTTGCCTACACACGGTGGGATGATCGTGTGGCTCAGGAAGCCTATTACACGATGTCGGGGTTGCTTCCTGACGGTAGTCGGGAGGTGCTTTGTGTGGTGAATCATCCCACGGAAGGAGCGTTGAATTGGGAGGCAGAGTTGAAAGCCCTCAAAGCACGTGGAGTCGAACGTATAGACCTGATCATCTCAGATGCTTTACAGGGGATTGAACGAGCCATCGCCTCGGCTTTCCCTCACTCCTCCCATCAGCTGTGTGTCGTTCATTTCAAGCGTCACGCACTTAATGCCGTATCGAAGAGGGACAAGGATCGGATGAGACAAGAGTTGGAAGACTTGTTTCCTATTTCGGGTACAAGTCTTACACCCATCAAAGCATTTGAGAAATTATGTACATTTGCAGAACGTTGGGGGAAAAGCTACCGGAGCCTGCTCTCCTTGTCGGCATCTCGCAATATAGGCTACTTCACTTACCTGATGTTCCCGGAGGGTGTTCGTCGTATGATTTACTCGACGAATTGGGTGGAGCGTCTCAATCGCAGCTATAAGCGCACGCTGCGTATGCGTGGGGCTCTACCCTCGGCTGATGCCGTCGTCTTTCTCTTGGGCTCTGTAGCCCGAGAAATGACTGAAAGGACTTATGCTAGGAGGTTACCCTATTTCCAAGAGTGGAGTACCAAATAA
- the rpsA gene encoding 30S ribosomal protein S1, with product MKNYYEEVKPLEGFDWDNFESASLSTPEEKVATEKAYEATFGAVKDKEIVTGKVVSISKREVVINVGFKSEGVVSVAEFRYNPDLKVGDEVEVFVENQEDRNGQLVLSHKKACAARSWERVNKALENDEIVKGYIMSRTRGGMIVEIFGIESFLPGSQIDVKPIRDFDVFVGKTMEFKIVKVNQEFRNVVVSHKALIEEELEQQKKEIISKLEKGQVLEGVVKNITSYGAFIDLGGVDGLIHITDLSWGRVNNPEEVVKLDEKINVVILDFDDEKKRIALGLKQLTAHPWDSIDPNLKVGDKVKGRVVVMADYGAFVEVTPGVEGLIHVSEMSWTQHLRSAQDFLKVGDEVEAQILTLDREERKMSLGLKQLTPDPWADIEVRFPVGSQHSAKVRNFTNFGVFVEFEDGVDGLIHISDLSWTKKIKHPSEFTQVGAPIEVVVLEIDKENRRLSLGHKQLEENPWDVFETIFTVGSVHEGTIIEMMEKGAVVSLPYGVEGFATPKHLVKEDGTQAQLEEKIQFKVIEFNKDAKRIILSHSRIFEDEQKAKRQEATNEQRRQRRADAANTAAFTSASAEKSTLGDLEELAALKEKLMGDQSAE from the coding sequence ATGAAGAATTACTACGAAGAAGTGAAGCCTCTTGAAGGCTTCGATTGGGACAACTTCGAGAGTGCATCTCTCAGCACTCCGGAAGAAAAAGTAGCTACCGAGAAGGCTTATGAAGCTACTTTCGGTGCCGTTAAGGACAAGGAAATCGTAACAGGTAAGGTTGTTTCGATCTCTAAGAGAGAAGTTGTCATCAACGTAGGTTTTAAGTCTGAAGGTGTTGTCTCTGTCGCAGAGTTCCGCTACAACCCCGACCTCAAGGTGGGTGACGAAGTAGAGGTATTCGTGGAGAACCAAGAAGACCGCAACGGACAGCTCGTACTGTCTCACAAAAAAGCTTGTGCAGCACGCTCTTGGGAACGTGTCAACAAGGCTCTCGAAAACGACGAAATCGTCAAGGGTTACATCATGTCTCGCACTCGTGGCGGTATGATCGTAGAGATCTTTGGTATCGAGTCGTTCTTGCCAGGATCACAGATAGACGTGAAGCCTATCCGTGACTTCGACGTATTCGTCGGAAAGACTATGGAGTTCAAGATCGTGAAGGTGAACCAAGAGTTCCGCAACGTAGTTGTGTCTCACAAGGCTCTCATCGAGGAAGAACTCGAACAACAAAAGAAAGAAATCATCTCCAAGCTCGAAAAGGGACAAGTCCTCGAAGGTGTTGTCAAGAACATCACTTCTTATGGTGCGTTCATCGACCTTGGTGGAGTGGATGGTCTTATCCACATCACTGACCTCTCTTGGGGACGTGTCAACAACCCTGAAGAAGTCGTTAAACTTGACGAAAAGATCAATGTCGTCATCCTTGACTTCGACGACGAAAAGAAGCGTATCGCTCTTGGTCTCAAGCAACTTACTGCACATCCTTGGGATAGCATCGATCCAAACCTCAAGGTTGGTGACAAGGTCAAGGGTCGCGTAGTCGTAATGGCTGACTATGGTGCGTTCGTAGAAGTGACTCCGGGTGTCGAAGGTCTTATCCACGTATCTGAAATGTCTTGGACACAGCACCTCCGCAGCGCACAAGACTTCCTCAAGGTGGGTGACGAAGTAGAAGCTCAGATCCTTACTCTCGATCGCGAAGAGCGTAAGATGTCTCTTGGTCTCAAGCAACTCACTCCTGATCCATGGGCTGACATCGAAGTCAGATTCCCTGTGGGTTCACAGCACTCTGCAAAGGTGCGCAACTTCACCAACTTCGGTGTCTTCGTAGAGTTTGAAGACGGTGTAGATGGACTTATCCACATCTCCGACCTCTCTTGGACAAAGAAGATCAAGCACCCAAGCGAATTTACTCAGGTAGGTGCTCCTATCGAAGTTGTTGTCCTTGAAATAGACAAGGAAAACCGTCGCCTCAGCCTCGGTCACAAGCAGCTCGAAGAAAATCCATGGGATGTATTCGAAACTATCTTCACTGTGGGTTCTGTACACGAAGGTACCATCATCGAAATGATGGAAAAGGGTGCTGTCGTATCTCTCCCATACGGTGTCGAAGGCTTCGCTACTCCTAAGCACCTCGTGAAGGAAGATGGTACACAAGCTCAACTTGAAGAAAAGATCCAGTTCAAGGTGATCGAATTCAACAAGGATGCTAAGCGCATCATCCTTTCTCACAGCCGCATCTTCGAAGATGAGCAAAAGGCTAAGCGTCAAGAAGCGACCAACGAACAACGTCGCCAACGCCGTGCTGATGCTGCCAACACTGCTGCATTCACTTCTGCTTCAGCAGAAAAGTCTACCCTCGGTGATCTTGAAGAGCTCGCAGCTCTAAAGGAAAAACTCATGGGTGATCAGTCAGCTGAGTAA